A stretch of DNA from Balearica regulorum gibbericeps isolate bBalReg1 chromosome 7, bBalReg1.pri, whole genome shotgun sequence:
ggagtcGTTAACACTCCCAGCCTAACTGCCTAAAACtagaagttaaatattttgattgtgtTTGCAGTGAGGATAAGACTATTAGAATAAcactgttaatttttaaaaagacacagGTAATCAAATCCATACCATAGTACATAGATAGTTAATGTTAAGGTCATATTTTAACCTCAGGAACTCAGAAGAGTCGCAAGGATCCAAAATACAAAGATGCTCAGGGAAAACACAATTATAAGCCAGTAACATAATTATCTTTGACAGATATGAAAAGCCTTACTTGAATCAGCGCTTTCAAGTCATCTTCTCCACCAAGGCCCAGTTCATCCTtagtcttttctgcttctctagCTTCTTTTTCTGCCTAAGAGAACAAAgtagtctttttaaaaagtattttgcacGTTATTTGACAAAGCCTTAGTAGTTACCAAACACTTTATTTTGCATCTGTATGTAAGTAGCTGCAAGGAAACAAACAGTTTCCAAGTTTGGCCACAGATGAGAGATCAAAGAGAGAGCCAATTCCAATTCTGCAATTTAGTAAAGCAGGACAGggtttttgctgtttcacaacACTGAACATGATGAGATGTCTATCCCCATCCCTGTTCCCCtcagccagattttttttttttttggtcttagcagctattacattttttttacattggaAAAAGGTTACTGTGATGCGCATATAACATATTCTACAAAGcgcccaaaaaaccccaaagcaaccCCTGGTTGGAGAAGGGGTCCATTTAGTCCAGAATGTTATTTCACACTTGCCAGAAGGCAAACATATTGTATTTCCACCTCACGTACGCTTCTTAGCTCCAGCAACTCATGgctttgtgaaaaaaatgcagggaCATGTTAAACTGTAATAAGCCGTTGTGtataataacaaaataaaataattaattaatagCCTATTACAACTCAAAAGACTCTCACAACAATTTGCGAtgaggggtgtggggggggtggagaACACAGGTGACCAAATGTGAAAGTCAAAGATACTGAGCAAGATCTGTAACCCAGCAATTCTGTGGCAAACATTTGTCTCAAGAACAGTTCCATTTATTTCTGCCAAGGGAGATGAAAAGCTTATCGTAAACAATGCTTCCCTTCGGTCCCTGATGGTTATAACCTACCCGCCTTTTTCTTGCGATCATTTTCTGCTTAGACTCTTTTACAAAACATTGGTAAGATGGGACTTCTCCAGAATCGATGGCTTTTTCTATGATTTTCCGTATTCTTGGTTCATCTGTATAGTCCGCACACAACACAGACTCCATTATTCTGTCCATGTCACCCTCAAAATCCATATATGCCGCTTTAATATCAGCTAGCTCTTCTTCTGAATCTTTATAGCTCTTTTCAAAGTCTTCAATGTCTTTTACAGTGATCTGAAGCAGAGAGGTGACACTTTTTGAGTTACAGGATTTATTCATCAGAAGGATTTATGAGACAGCATTAAGAAAACCACTGTTTTACACAAAGGAGACACGGCTGTTGTAGCAGTGGGTTTCCCCTtcccggggcgggggtggggtgggtgggttgCCCCCGCCGAGGTGAGCCCTGCAGGGCCCCGCCGCCGGTTCCCAGACCCCAGCCCGGCTCTCACCTTCTTGAAGAGCAGCCGCCAGTACTCCCGCCAGTCCCGCTCGCCGCTCAGCGCCTCGCCCTCCTCATCCACCGTGCCCTGCTCATCGTACACGGCGCGCTGCTCCGCGTCGCTCAGGACGGCGTACGCCTTGCCCAGGATCTGCGGGGACACGGGGGCCGGTCGGTCAGTCAGGGAGTCGGTCGGTCggtcagtcagtcagtcagggagtcggtcggtcggtcggtcagTCAGCCAGTCAGTCACCGCCTTCCCGCCCGCGCTCACCTGGAACCGCCGCGTCGCCTCCTCCTTCGCATCGGGCTCGGCGCGGTCGGGATGGACGCGTAGCGAGGCGCGGTGGTAACCGCGGCGGATCTCCTGGGGTGAGGCCTCCCGGCGGACACCCAGGACGCGGTAGAGGTCCGGGGAGCCGAAGACGGCCTCGcactgctccagcagccccatccCGCCAACGCCGCGGcaccgcccccgcccgccggcccAAGAGCGCCAACCaccgccgcgccccgcccgccTCTCGCGAGAGTTGGGCGGGGACGTGCATGCGCGTGGGCGGGCGGCCCGCTGAGGGGAGGTAACAtggccgccgcccccccccccccccccccccccccccccggcagcggAGGGCCGGGCACAGCGGGAACAGCCAGGTTAGCCCCTTCAGGGTGAGCTTTCCTAACCTGCCCGAACCGCCCTCTCGGGCTAAAGGAGGGCGGACTTGGAATAAGGCAGGAGCTGGGCGCATGCCCGCACCCAGCTTGgtccccctccatccctcagCGGATGGGTTTGGACTCACACCGCTCCCTCTCAGGCACTCGACTTGGGGGCAAAAGCCTCCCCTCCTGCCTAGGAACTCACTGCTGTGTTCTGCAAAGGAAAGCCAGGAGCACTCAGGTACAGTTACCAGAgggaagcttaaaaaaaaaaaataggaaaaaaaaaaagcaagggcCTATTTGGCTGTGGTAAACAAGCAGGTGTGCTGGCTGGCTTTTTTGGGTCATTAGGGCTGGATGAAATCCACTGACTACTGAAAAAGCTTGACTTCCCTCTAAAACTACAGATTCTCCAAAAGACAGAGAgaccccaggaaaaaaaaaaaaacaacaagcagCTCTTGAAAATACCTATATTTATTACATCAAAACTCAAATGTCTGACAGtgcacacatttatttttttccttccaggttGCCCCAAATATGACAACAGGAAGGCAAAAGTGTTTGCATGTATCCAAACAAAACCATGGAATAAAAGTCCAATAAAGATAGGTTTATACAAAACTCATATGGTCTTTAATTAAATGCAACATAAGTGATATACACAGATTGATACGTACAAAAAGATGcataaaagtattttacatttcttgtgCCTTTTGTTGAAATGCAGAACATTTCTCTTCGCTACCAATACCATGGAGGgaataaaacacagcagcatgAACTCAGCTCTTATTTACAGAATTTAGATGGTAACATTGTAGTATATTCTCGCTTttgtaaaaaatactttataaaagcTAGCTGTTATCTACTGTTATTGAAGAGCTCTGCTAATGTCAGTGAGTATCACTATTCACAGCTTGATTAACCGGTTATTGTTGTACAGTTCAGGCTACACCCGCGATGATTACCGCAGTCAGTTCTGGAGACCCTAATTCTCTCTTACCACATCACCTTTTCTACATCTCCAATGGGCCCTTTATGGGTTTTCCAAATTTCAGTGCTAATGCTGACTGCAGCATTAACACAGCAGGATAAAGACATGGCAACCAAAGggaattaaatataaaatgcttAACCATTTTATTCTTCAGACTTTTTCAACTTTAACTTTGCCTTGTTTTCACGTGAGGAACCTTTGGCTGTTTCAGCTTTCTTCGCAGTTTCggcagttttgttttttggcCTTTGCCTTCTGGAACGTATCAGGTCTTCACGTCCGAGTTCAACCATTTTTGCTTCCCAtgacttcatttcattttcataccGAACCTTATCATCTTCGGCAAGCTGCAGGTATggctggaagaaaattaataaattactgCATGCACATCACTTGTAGGTTTCTGCTGGTTTTACCCGTCAAAAGTCTTTCCACAAACAGCAATGGAatatgctatatatatatatatatatatacacacacacactatgctggcattttaaacaaagtatagattattagggaaaaaatatcaaattgtTGCAAATTATTCCACCTTCCTCCCTAGATGCCACTCAAGGTCCATTTCCAGACATTCAGGACTTCCACCCTATCCCACTCACTCACATTTCATCAACGCTGTGAAAGAAATGGTCACTACGGGAATAATGACAATCTTCTTCAAGACGCATAAATAAGATCTCGGAGTATTTTCCTCAGTATTGTATTTTGAGCAACCAAGTTCAAGATTATTACTAATTTTAACTCAAGTTTGTCATTTTCCAGTTAGATCAGAGCCTCATCAAAATCCACCGACATACCTGCTTTTGAGAACTGGACAGCTTTCGCCATGCATCAAATAATTGCTTCAGCTTTGCCTACAGGATATAGCACATACAATACATTAGGATTATTTTAAGGGCAGACTGACCGTAGAGGGTTACGGATGAATGCCACACTAGTGAAAACCAAGTGTAAACTAATGTAAAAAACCACAGTCACACAGGCTTAATACCCCACCCTCTTAATGTAAATAATCAAAGACACAATTCAACAGACAGAACAGCTGAGCTGATTTATAGCAACATGACTACATCTCACCATGCATATTGGTTTCATTTAAACCAAGCCCTAACTTAAGCCAAGCCTACCAGCAGTAGAGCCAGATCACCAcagtctaaaagaaaataacccaagcaaagcaaaatccaGGTACTGAACTATTGAAcactttctttgaaaatgacagAGTCTAAAACAGATTTCCTGAATACAACAGATTGAAGAACAATCTTTCCTGGCTTACCACGGGTGAAATTCCCTCGCTTTCTTGGAAGTTTTCTGACACAAAAATGTTAAAGCCACTGCGAGGTCTTTTAGGTTTTCCAAGCACAGtcaattcctttaaaaacaaaaagaaacattattcaATCTACCAAGTGTGCATTTTTCCCAAACTAAACACACCATTTGTCTTTGTGTTCTACAAAAATCAgactaaaatttattttctggtggTTTATTCTGTAAACTGGACTGTATGTCAAGATGCTCTCACGACTTGCCAAGACTAGTGCTAAACTAAATTAAGCTaacacagacattaaaaaaaccccacaacatttTAAACTGATTCTTACTTCAGCTAAGTCTTCCAGAAACCAAAGACTGTTACTGAATTCCACTCAGTAAGAAAGTCATGACGACAGGTTTTCTATTCTCTTCGCACGGCTTCGGTTTCTGGTGTGAAATACTGTATGCTTGCAACTTTGTGGGAGGTGAGAAGGTGGAACAGAACCAGCAGATTTCCAGGGCAACAGAACTAGGTTTCTGCTATCAGAATGCTTTGCCTACAGGGATGACGGCGAGAGAGGGAAAGTACAGCAAGTTATGGATGCAATTACACTTGCTGTTTTCTCCAGCCCTAAGACATTCCCACCGCAGCCTGGGTGCTGCAAATTAAGATCTGCTTAGGTATTAGCATGCCAGTTAAATTCCTTGTGGTGCAGTACTCTAAAAAGGATCAGCTGAATCATTTGGATTAAAAACTTCCTCTAAGGAGTCTTTTAAACCAAATTAACTTCCCTTTTGCCAGTGAGGGCAATGTCACACCGGCAGTTTAATTCACAGAAATGAAGATGCAGTAAGTAACCCCTTCAACTGATTTTGCCACTGGACAAACTGCAATATTTTACCTTTACAGGTGGTTTTGTGTCTCATAAACCAGCTAAAAGGGAATAGGCAAGATGATCTGtacaaataaatcaataaagAGCAATAACGGAGATGCCTAATTAGATGCGGCCCTAATTCAACATGtcagcagctgcacagacaGCAGAGGGAATCCAAAGAAAGGAAGGACAAAAGGCGACTTCACGCAGCTACTACCTCGTAGGGGCCACTGAAGAAACAGATACAAGGCCTTTGTGAAAAGCGATTTCTGAACGTCTTTCCCAACCAGCGAAAGTGCTGCTGGTTCAAGTGTCTTTTATTCCCTGTCATTCCTCAGGCAGCTTGaggaataggaagaaaaaaaaagcatacagaagGTACCCACGAGCTCAAAGTTATGCGCTAGTTCTGGTCTTCGAGCACAGGAAAGCCACTAAAATAACTGCTAATACCAGCAATTATTTTAGtccatggggttttttggttttcgttttgggtttgtggtgtgtttttcttattctgagattcgcttttttatttctaaacttgCCTCGACTCAGCTCTGTATACCAGACACATAGACTTCAGTTTCcttgagaaaaaagaaatttgaactTAAAAATACTTACTCTTTTTGCCCTGAACGATCTTCTTTTTGCCAGTcgtcttctcctttcttctttcaaagcCGCAGCCTGAGCTGGAGTTAGCTGAGCTTTATACGCTGCCAACTGCTCTTCATATCTTTGCCAGTCTGTCTTTCTAGCCTCCTCATAGACCTACAACGCAAACAATAACCAACCTTAAACAAATGCTTGCAGTGAGATAAACATGGCGcctttaaaattactgaaaaagatAAATGGCCTTTTAACACACTAATTCTGACATATTCCAATCGCAGTATCACTGCgacttacaagaaaaaaaaaaccttaaccaaaaaacacagccaaaaaaaccccccccaaaacccaaacctacaTGTAGGCAGGGAAGATACTTCTATAAAAACTTAAGCTATTGCTGAGGATTTCAGTAGTTTTCATTGTCTGGTATTCCTCTAGTTGTAGAAGCAACTGATCCCACCCTGCCACCTCGTCCCAGCTTTAGACAGCTTGTTTTCTCAGCTCCATGCACTTGACCGTTAAACGAGCTAACACTtgtactaataaaaaaaaaaaaaatattacagactACCCTGAAAcacaagatttttaaagtaaagtaGCAATTTCAGATCTGTTTGAACTAGCAGAATGGATTCAGAAGAACTCTGATTCAAAACCTGGGCTCTTCCCATGACTTATCTTAGTTAATCTGATACCATCGGACGATCTTCAGATGCAGCTCAAAGCAATAAGAATCTTCCAtgcaaggaggaaaagctgAAGCTTGGTTGGAATGATTACTCTTAAAGTACGTATAGCCGCTGCACCAGGAAGAGCTGAGCCAGGCTACCAAGCACCCAGGTAGACCTGAAAAATCACCATCCTGTTCTCcaccacagaaacagaaaggcaTGCTTTGTCCTACGGCACACAGAGCCAGAAGTCCAGAAGGGATGTAAAACCACTCGCATTTTACTGAACGACGATATTACTTTAGCTAGGAAACAGCAGTTAGTTCCTAACTGGGTCTAATTGTCAAGGAAGAACAATCGTTACTTTGCTACAAATAGTCAGCAACGATTAGCAATTCATAGAGTTGTTTTACATTATCCCTTGAAACTACCACTCTTAAAGAAACTTCCCTACCTATGGCAAAAAAAGTTTATTAGATTAAAGTTACCTGCACGTGAGGTCTCCGCTTATTATCTAATCAGCGGGAAAAAAAGTTGGTCCTTTCATAAAAATTCACTGAGGTTTCACCTACCTTATGCATATGAAAGCAGAACAACTTTACAATTTATTATACGTgtaatacacacacatacacaattATGATTCAAAAAGGAGATACTGGTTCCCAGCCGCACAGAGCGAGACCTGTCTCCGACTAAAAATACTAAACACAAGGTCACGTGTAGAAGTATCAAAGTATCTTCCCCTGAGTACTTCAAAGCTCCTAATTCTCCTCAGAATTGTTTTATGTTTGAATCATTGTACGCAAGtgcttttttattgttgtttaaaaaaaaccccaaacaacacaaaacaacacAGAGGACACCAAACCAAGTAAAACAACCACTAAGACTCTACCGAGTTCAAACTACATACGGCAAAAATACAGACTTACCTGCTTCTGTGATGCTGGTAACTCCTTCCAAGCACCTGCTATTTTTCTAACCAGCTCCACATTGCTCATTTCTGTAcattaaaattagaaagcaagaaaataaagatcaaTATTGTATCCTTAGTAAGCTTCTTCAATGTTTCCCGAGGAAAGCTGTCACTAGTATCTTTCTCCTGTACAACtatattttcctcctttcataACACTGATGAACTTACTGTGGCAGTTAAAGGGAACTGTAATATTCTGtaatatttgggggggggggggaagacctGCTCTTGGTTCaaactggaatgaaacaggcagTTACAAACTGAAGCACCATTTCAAAACAGGCAGATATTACCACTCCACAacagtttctgtttgtttgtttttcttttgagttgGATCCTTCTCTGTACAATGCAAGATGGTCTGAAGTTGGATGGAGACCGGGGAAGAAACCAAAAGTAAAATTTCCAGTTCTCAGCGTTTTTTTGGCAAAAAGCGTCTGCTGGATTCTTCAAAGCAATTATAACATGACCTTATCCACCTGAGACAGTAACCACGCTTGATCTTTCCTTTATTTACAATATTATTCAACAAAAGTAAGGTTACAGAAAGAGTAAAATCCTTCTCCCACAAACAAAATTACAGtgaatttgctttgtttttcagctgactGCCTTTGACTCTGACCATTTGATGAGGTTTCCAGCCAGGCCTGAATTtgtgaaggggggaaaaaaaaccccaaccctaaaTATAAGCTataagctttgcttttcttgaaaaaaaaaaaaaaccacaacaactttCCAGGCTTTCCCTCCGTTTCACACTAAAAGAAAGAGTGGATCTTCCTCTCTACCACCTCGACAGCGGAAAAGCAGAACTAAGCTCTTATCAATAACCTGACTTTCAgaattctggaaaaacaaaacagatgggGAGTTTTTAGTCCAAGTATACTAATCTTAAAACCTTTGAAAACACAAAGCTTTGCCAGTGATGAATAAATTATCAGGTTATTTTTTGAACATTATCTCTACTGGAAAATTCCCCAAAGTCTCAATTTGCGTATGAGATATACATTTATTTGCTGGTTAGTTGAATTTTGGAAACGTGGAAAACACTGGTGTGGCACGTAACTGCACTAAACTCTGCAAGTTCAGTTCTCAACCCTTCTGACGGCTGAACTCTTGAACTACTGAGCAAAACTGGGCATTAAATGGTTTTTCCCTACTTAAATTTACCTCGTGACTCGCCCAACATGACCACAGTTCTTTAAACATCTTAACGttcaacagtattttcaaaatcagcGCAGCTTTCCATTCTGCTGTTCTGACAAGAAGAGCGGCCGCGTTGCCTACAAATGAAGTTTTCGACAACAAACGTAGCCACGGAAAACCATTTTGCTCTAAATAATGTACTTTTTCTCCTGTATACGTTGAGGCGATCCAGTACACGTAGTTTTTAAATGACTAAGCATCGAAATAATATcatatatagatttttttatatcaaCGATAGCGTACTTCAAATACACacgtattttaaaattactgaaaatcgCAAGTCACTGTTAGCACGTGTTGCCCGGGTGAGGGTTTTTCCTCCAAATTTCTTTAAAGCGGCACGCCAGCGTTTACTTTTCTGAGTTATGACGTACAGGAGGCCAAGGCAGTACGTACACAGGGCGCAATAATTCGGCGATACCGAATTTACCTTTGGTACGCGACGGATAACCGGCTGCCTTTGGTCTCCTGACATCAGGGCAACGTACTTTATGACGTTTAGCTTTGCAAAGCAGTAATACTCTGTcccagttttcttttgaaaccgCGCGTTCCGGAGGGAAAACACCGTACGCGGTGACGGGGGCTTCACGACCAGACGTGACGCGCTAAGACGTGTTATTCCCAAAAGCAAGACAAAGCCAACCGCCCGTCCGCTCGGACCCAGCTCCCTCCGGCCCTCGTACCTGGATTGTTTTGCCTAAAAGCAGAATGATTCTCTTTCAGGAAGCGAAAATAGGCCGTCAGGGGCCGCTTCGGGCGCTCATCCGAGCCGATCCCCCTGGAGAGGCACCTCTCCGCCGAGCCGCCGAGCCTGCACGCAACGGCACCGCCAGTTACCGCCACGGCGCCTCAGGGCGCGCCCGGCAGGCGGCAGGGATGCCGAACGCCCCCAGCCCGCACCTGAGGAGCTGcgcacacacccaccccccccccccctcctccgacccgccccggcccggcccggccgcacCTGAGGAGCCGCTGGGCGCCGGTGACGAGGCCCGCTGCCCGGCCCAGCAGCGCCAGCGCCGCCGCCATGCCTGCTCCGGCCCACCACGCCTGCGCGCGCAGGGGGCACGCGGCCGCCGCACGGCCCCCCGGGAGAACCGCCGCTGCGCGTAAGCTTTCCCGCGGCGAAGCGAAAGGATTGGCTGCTCGCTCCGATGATGACGcgcggagggggcggggcgAGCACCGGAGGCACCGCCCCTTCCCGCGGGAGACGCTCGGGCCAAGGTCACCccgcggcggcgcggccggACACCCCACacatacccccccccccccaaaacccggCCCGGAGATtgaccacccccccccccccacccccccgggtTAAACCCCGGCCCCGGAGCTCATTTACACAGCACAGGCACCCCAGTTTCTCAACAGCTTTCTgccatgtttattttattaggcCGGAGGTGGGATACGCGAGCAGGGAACAATACAGAGAGCAGAAACTAATTAAGCCGAAGTTGACGAGCTGCGGCCAAACCCGACCCGCACAGGTCCACCGGCTGCCCTGAACAGCAAGCGCTCGGCTGCAGGCGTGCCCAAGGAGGACGCAGGGTAGCTCCGAGCAGGCCCGAAGGGCTGCCAGAGGAGGGGGAGATGGCCCGGGGCTGGGTGGGGATTCTCCATCGCACTCAAGGACACAGCACGGAGCAGCCTTGCAGCTACAAttagttttttttctccttaaaatatCATTTCTGTAAAAAGCATTAACAGAGTAAGAGCGGAGATGCGTATCTCCATACATGAAATCCAACCAACTCTTTGAAAGGCTGAAGTTTTAAGTAATGGTGTGTTTATCTCgtattatttcaaaagcaggagGATGGTAAGAATTAAAGACTCCATGCCCCTAAACCAGCGTGCTCGAAGCCAGAACTGGTTTAGCCTGTAACTACAGCGGAGGCAGAAGGCCCTGCTCCTTGCTGGTCTTTTTTTTCCGACGGTCCGGTCCTGCTGGTCTCGCACTGTGATGGAAAGGGCACGCGGCAGAACAATTACCGGCTGAAGTACAGGTGTTTTCAACCCACCCCTAGTACAGATCAGTAACCCCCAAAAGAGAGGGAGGATTCCGAGATGCAAGTCAAACTTCCCATTTCACACAGTTCAATGCAGATATTGCAAACATTTAAGTAACTTTAGTACAAACGTATTACTATCcgtctaggaaaaaaaaataaaagcgcTGGGAACACATTCTGATGGTCAAAGTTTTCCACCGCCGTTTCAGCAGTAATAAACAATGGGTTTGCCTTCCTAGCTACATTGGCCTAGTTCAAGTATTTTAATAACACAACACCCCACGTTCATTCAGCTTACGATCTAAAGTGAACAAGGATACTTTAATAGAGCCACTCTCCATCAAGCTTTTGTTGCCAAAGTCATCGGTACATCACAGAGAAAACTGCGGCACAGAAGCGACATCTTTTTCTCCATACGTAACCAAGTTATGCCATAAGGGTCAGCAAGCATGAAGGTAACAATATTCCACTGGTAGGAATAAAAGTTCTTACTGTGCGCGCCTCCCTCCCACACCCCAAATTCCAGTTTGGCACGACAGCAAAAAACCAAGTATTTTTGTAGTCTTAAAAGTGTGTTTTATGATGACAAGTTTCTCAACTGCAAGtcacttttctttcatgtgcaaggtacagaggaaaacattagtcacccatttttattttcaggtacCCAAGAAAAATGTACAGTGGGCAataaattcttctgcttttaattaatcTACTTTCTTAGAAAAGACTGCCCCTCTCCAGCACTACTGGTTTTCCACATGCATAGTCTGAAGCAAGAGAAGTTCCAGTTAATGGAAAAGTTAGCTTCAAATGTGAGAAGTCTACTGTAACATTCCGATATTGCAGATACACCGCCTAACCCGAAGCGTTCAAATGCTTGCGGTATTTCCTCCGTAAATGAATACAGATGTAACATGTCATTAACCTAGTTAAAATCCTATATAAAGCAACGGGCACAGCATGCTAAATAAATTAGGCTAAAACTAGCATAGAAATTAATCGCAACGCAGTTCTAAGTAGTATGTGATGCATGGCTTTACTTTCCCTTTTGTCTACAAGACACATGCACACTTAATATTTCGATTCTCTAAGGTTAGAACAAGCGCATTAAGAATATgcatgactgaaaaaaataaaagccaaggCAAGTagtagaaaatgcattttatttatatggaaAAGGCTACATTTAGGTTTGTAAAAGGTCTGTGATAGTGTTATGTTGCCCACATGTCAAAAATC
This window harbors:
- the DNAJC9 gene encoding dnaJ homolog subfamily C member 9 yields the protein MGLLEQCEAVFGSPDLYRVLGVRREASPQEIRRGYHRASLRVHPDRAEPDAKEEATRRFQILGKAYAVLSDAEQRAVYDEQGTVDEEGEALSGERDWREYWRLLFKKITVKDIEDFEKSYKDSEEELADIKAAYMDFEGDMDRIMESVLCADYTDEPRIRKIIEKAIDSGEVPSYQCFVKESKQKMIARKRRAEKEAREAEKTKDELGLGGEDDLKALIQSRNKDRKKEMDDFLAQLEAKYGNNAKKGGKKTVAKKGKK
- the TFAM gene encoding transcription factor A, mitochondrial, giving the protein MAAALALLGRAAGLVTGAQRLLRLGGSAERCLSRGIGSDERPKRPLTAYFRFLKENHSAFRQNNPEMSNVELVRKIAGAWKELPASQKQVYEEARKTDWQRYEEQLAAYKAQLTPAQAAALKEERRRRLAKRRSFRAKRELTVLGKPKRPRSGFNIFVSENFQESEGISPVAKLKQLFDAWRKLSSSQKQPYLQLAEDDKVRYENEMKSWEAKMVELGREDLIRSRRQRPKNKTAETAKKAETAKGSSRENKAKLKLKKSEE